The nucleotide sequence acataaaacttcgtataactcaaaaagtaaacatccgatctcaaaaccattcaatagcgttcagggtgacggggagacctttcatttgcgactagtttgatcaaaatcagtccagtcatctctgagatctcgacctcgtaGTTGACaaaacacatacagacacacacacacacacacatacacacacatacacacacacatacacacacacacacacacacacacatgcacacacacacggacatttgctcagttcgtcgagctgaatcgattggtatgtgtgtgtgtgtgtgtgtctgtatgtgttttGTCAACtacgaggtcgagatctcagagatggctggactgattttgatcaaactagtcgcaaatgaaaggtctccccgtcaccctgaacgctattgaatggttttgagatcggatgtttactttttgagttatacgaagttttatgtcaaaattttcagttttttgacagtatctgtcacaatggaccttgaaaacagaatatattttcacacggtaatacctatccaacaagccatagattgttaaaatccatccatttttaacagagatatcgaaatttttgtgtaagcgactttttcccatattccagcagtagaagttttgagcgctgtctggcaaaaaaatgcttgggagcaatataaaacacgattttttttatactgtcacatacatttgttttcaagtacccaaaagactgtgtacagcatgatattttgcttcggaccgattttagcacggttcgtttttggcaacataattattCGAATATTACATaaataaactagatgatggcagcattttcgaattgataacaattccataattatattgatttaaacttcttacagcaataaatgctacataacagccatataccattcgaatcagttcgtcgagatcagcaaatgcgtatgtgacaaataatttcactcaattttctcggagacgactaaacctttttctacaaactcaaattcatatgaaaagtagtatgttcccaaacaatgttcctgaattacgtttggttccgacctctggttccggagctacaggaggaCGTATGAAACGAgattaaaatagtgtaactcatttttctcatcaatggctgaaccgttttaagattcaaatgaaggctaaaaatgatctaagattcaaatgaaaaatctttagattctataagacatctttcttttcagtcagatccaacttccggtttcggggatacagggtgattagtataaaaatgtctatttcacataaattaatcaaatttatcgggtttgcagatttggatagtcgatattatttggttatcgactatccaaatttcatttttggttgtattcagttttcgtatcGGAagacacccaaaaatttaattcacactacgattcctcaaagatgtctagattgattttcaaacattttgaaacaaatgtaaactatgcagctactcaggtgaagttgtctgacttcggctacaccgaatttcgaattcctgttccagtatcgaatcgtttctcaaagctcaatcgttttctcaaaaaaagccaaatcgaatttcaaacacaaaaattcaaattaaaataaatccaattttatccaattttgacttccgattctggagttgtaggatgatgaatttttaaaattcaaagcgatatagaagatgacaatcccgaaaagctttaaagttggactcaacaatattgcaatttattcgtcattcgGCCATACGaaacggtttgggttatgctagttcctgaatagcggctctggaagtatcttaaattaccgttaactctaaagtggaacttacttcgacatatcatggaatgtttaatcgattgtcccacttttagattcaaattcgatccgatttgtagtttcgatattacagagtaatgagtgattcaaATCGCaagttgccacttaaaacgacggacattagaataatgtcatgaaaactgaaacaccgaagaatatccatgcaaaaaacacatgcggattgataaaaaaaaggtatctcactgctaggtggattaagcacgtttttacccttaaaatcattcctaataatgTAAATCCTACATGCACTAGTTGCGCCAGCAATAATGACCTGAGAAAATTCAATTAACCTGAGTCCGTTTGTTAAATGGCACATCATAAAACTGATATTTGCTTTCCCTTATCCTCAATCCACAGATCGTCAAAATCGTTACTAGCGAACGTGTTAGATATAGATGACGACTTTCGTCACAATTGTAGACCACTAACCCCTGGAGGTACACTGCCACACAATCCAACATATTTCAGGACTGTTTATAGGTACGTATAAAAGTTTTCCCGCTGTCAGCGTTTTGACCGTGAACGTCATGAAAGCTTAATCGCATGAAAGCTTCCGACACAACGGAATGAATAGACGCAAAAGCTGCCcgccactcactcactcaccagTTTATCATTTTCATTTGTTCTTGTCTTTCACCATTCAGTAGCGATGATGGAAGTATGGGACCGATCGGAAGCAATCGAATGCCAGATGCAATTGCGCCACCACACACGTGTTTCACATCATCCGCTGATTACGAACTAGCTTTAATATTGAAAGAGATCCGTTTTATCACCGATCAGGTAATTAATTTCTTACTTCTCTGTTTCCATGAATAAAACGAAAAAGATCCCCCCAACCGTTTTAACCGTGCTTCCGTGGTTGCAACGGGCTAAATAATTAAACGGCCAATTATCGGAGCCGACGTATCGTTGTCTTGGAGACGGTCCCGTTTCTGTCACGCGGGTGGTACAAACTGTACACCGGTACTTAACGGAAGGCCCGTTGGGATAACGTGGAAGGAAAAAGTTACTGGAGCTGGAATTCATTACAGTCGTCGCCTACCGGACCGATTTGGGTTGAGTCGGGTTGCCTCTTCCGAAGGATAAGAGTGTGAATGAAAGGAAATCTAGGATAACGCACGGCGTTCGTCGGAACGAGACTCCACTTGCGCGTTAATTATTCAGCAATCTGGTATTCATTAGCTTGATCTATCTTCGTGGTTGATTtactgaagccattcgctcgacTTGCCTGACTTCGGATGCTTTTGCAGTCAGTCACGTAGCCTCGATGATACGGTGAAACCAGACGCTTAACAGTTCCGAGAATACTTCCATCAATCAGAATACTTTTCTGGGGGTATTATCAAGTTAAAATCCAATGTAATTTGTGGTTGCGGACTAATTTTGCATTATGACTGATCTTTTCTGATCCATTCCGGTGGCATCCTGAAAGAACACACACCGCACACAACCGCAAAAATCTTTCAATTCCTCTCAATTTAGCAAAACCACATGGGTAGAAAGCTAGCTTCCGAGTGTTTTGTGCGGCACTCTTTTGCAGTTCTGCAATTCGAATCAATTAGTTCCATTTCCCGTTATATTCATTCGTCCTTTCCGGCACTCTGCACATCTACCACAGGAAATTTCAATTCCCTCTCCGGTTGGTTTTTTGCTCCGTTTGCCTGTAGGTACGTTAGAGCCTGTgcaagcaaaaacaaaaaaaaacttttcgttGCTGTAGTTCTTCTGGTTGGTTTCAGCTCAACTAAGCCAGTTTATTGTATCTGTAAAGTTTTCTGTGTTCACCGTTGATGAAGGGATACTAATCCGTTTGACCGATGTCGGTGCGTGTTCGATAGGGAAAGCAGTACCTACTTCCGGTATGTTAACGTAAAATAGACAGGAAGTATACGGAGTGCGTGGAATGTATCACAGGGAAATGATATTAATAAGAAGTTCTATTTAATGAACCTAttcaatttatttgaaatgttcTTCGCGATTGTGGTATGggaaaatgttttgtattatttttacgtttcgtctttgactcgtcggtgcagagcagttcaaattgagctccTTAGTGcttaactcggcagttcaatttgaacagctAAGCACACGTGAAGTTTctactacttacagaacactttttgttttgcatcggAGTGCAAAGTCTTTTCTGATGTGCcgaatgttttgtttttatgttaAAACAAAGCAATGgtaaatttttgaaatgtgTTCTACTAAGGAAATAAGTTacatgtttagttttttttactattagGTATGACAGTCGCCAACCATATTCTTTATTTAAAATACTCGAACCACTGATCTGGCAGTCAGTCGCATTCTGCAAATTAATCTTTTCTCATGTATCCGCATTTACGGCAAAGTTATGGAGGCACTctatgaaaaatcgattttttatttattgtttcaatcgatagataaagactgtcccagaaagtatgtaaataattcacaagtgttagatattcaaattttattcgatataccgataatattagactacaacaacagaatattattctcaacatttgccacTTAGCCATtaaagactagctggcgcacctcttgcgaacattcctcattaaattccgtgcagacttcttggcgacaagttttgacacttttttccaatctttttctaactgttgaatggtttcggctgccgagacatgtttcctaagatgtgtcttcgttaatgccTAAGAATCCTcaatcttttgggacgaaagtgacatttttggtagtataccattcttccgttgatttcgagtagtggtaagaagcaagatcttaccagaagacaacaggattcttgtggcttcgaattatgggtagaagtcgtttttgtaaacattctttgatgtacatttcgctgttcattgaagcagtggtgatgatgggtttcgaaatcttaccgcagttacaaattgcttgccagaccatagctttcttaccaaatttttcgacttaaatcgatgtctcggactggtggtcccggcaaggatttgtaatcgagtttcacgtaggtttcgtcatccatgattatgcagttcaaatttccagcaagaatcgtattctacagctttcgaaccctcggcctgatcgatgctttttgtttcggactacgttttggttttttctgcttcttataggatcgaagattcaaacgttctttagcacgaagaacatttgacttcgaagtgcccacttttttagccacatcccgaactgaaaccttcttattttgctcgaacgccttcattatacgtttatccaactgagggttagcaggatctttttttcgacccgttttcggtttatcctcaaaggtgttatcctcaccgaacttcctgattgcattttgtacggctttttcacttccttcttccatttttgatatctctctcagtgacagttcgcgttctgtgcaccatttgtacacaatttttcgaagttgttTTGCTGAaaatccacgcatttcgaaacaaaccaatggaaacgaataaacaactgcacaagtggttagagaaaagtgtaaacaacacgacgcagccataaaaattgaccgattctgaaccattacgaaatggcagcggtttttggttgcgtccatactttctgggacagtctttatgtttgCTGAAAACATAATTTCATAGTTTCAAAGTCGTGCTTGAAATATCTGTTAATCTGGAattgttttaatattttatttaaaaaaaaccacgACAAGAAAACAACTTATTCTTCTAGCATATTTGTTTTCTATGTTCATATGTAGCCAAGTATTAAACCTTCATATAGCATCTGAGGATCACAAGCCTCCTGTTGGATTTGATACATTATTTAGACATATAAGCGTCCAATTTAGAAAGATAACATGTGAAAGGGAAGTATTTAAAACCAGTCTCTGGAGATGCTCGATTTGTTCATCACTTTGAATAGGGGAAACCGGGGCTGGTTAGCCGAAGAGGCAGGTGGTGCACATCCCGTCTTCGGAACATGACCGAACGAACTGTAGATTTCCAGGATACTCGATCTTGAGCCGCCGTTTTCCAGTTGCTCTGTACTCCCGCTGCGCGTGCATCCTCTTCGATTGCGCACAGCGAGCGAGTGCGAGGTCTACCCCTCAGTCGACGACCTCTCCCAGGTTCTTTGCTGAACATCACGTAGGCCGACCATGCTTCGTGACCGTATAGGACAACAGGTAGTATCAACGACTTGTATAGAGAAAGTTTGGTGCGTGTGTGCAAGCTACGAGACATCAGCTGATTACGGAGCCCGTGGAAAGCCCTATTAGCAGCTACAACacgccttttgtcgtgaatacaacttactttactatggagcgccttttcaaaattagccatatggaagaatgggcagaacttaatcttgaatatctcgacttgtataaaTGGCAGaaacataattatttcactatttcatcaaaaatatgatcaggaatttaggatatttTGAaccgtgtgagataaccacaaagaaCTCAAAAATTACTGATTAAAAacaggttaaaaacctcaaacgctcaggtcgtagttctcatttgccttccggtcgtcaaggcgagaagacgcaccagtttggcatcatttggcactgcgagcggatgtgttgcggttttctcgcgaagctagtttcaattcaaacatGAGCGATTGCGTCAGACAGCAgaactgctggtcgtttgcattggagaataagaaaacgaaaagtgaacttcttcgcaaatcgaaggtaaaactcatcagtttagtgaaaatccaaaataatttaatttgcttcgttcacttttcgctgtgcgaaaatcgttcgagaaaaatgttccgaactgtgctaaatatagaAGAGAATACCccattttggtccttctaaaaggcagaaatgaatcttgtacagcatcttgatagtttcattcaatgaaatatgcaaatccgaaatgagataattgaCGTCAAAATTCTATAAGTGTCTATATGTGTGGCCGTTGGAACCGCCCATTTGTAAATAAGCTACAAGCGATAACACGTAAAAAGAAGCCTCTTaagaaaaattgattcagttcgACATCATTTGACACTGCGAGCGGATCTGTTGCGgtttgtcagttttattcgtattcacgacatccagttatgtctctgacattacacacccgttctTTTTTACCTCGCGGCTAATATCATTATCGCATGTCACTAGTGTTCCAAGATATATGAACTTGTCAACAACCTCGTATTGTACCCCATCTATCTCCACCTCACCACCGTTTGGGCTGCCTCTTTCTCTACCGGCCACCATGTACTTAGTCTTGGTAGAGTTTATCATCAACCCTATTCTCGCAGCTTCTTTCTTGAAGGGCACAAAAGCCTCTTCCACAGCTCTGCGATCCACACCAATAATATCAAT is from Malaya genurostris strain Urasoe2022 unplaced genomic scaffold, Malgen_1.1 HiC_scaffold_46, whole genome shotgun sequence and encodes:
- the LOC131440024 gene encoding neuronal acetylcholine receptor subunit alpha-7-like translates to SSKSLLANVLDIDDDFRHNCRPLTPGGTLPHNPTYFRTVYSSDDGSMGPIGSNRMPDAIAPPHTCFTSSADYELALILKEIRFITDQIRKEDEDSDVSKDWKFAAMVVDRLCLIIFTFFTIVATIAVLFSAPHIIVS